One part of the Aspergillus luchuensis IFO 4308 DNA, chromosome 5, nearly complete sequence genome encodes these proteins:
- a CDS encoding flavin-containing monooxygenase (COG:Q;~EggNog:ENOG410PIG4;~InterPro:IPR020946,IPR036188;~PFAM:PF13738,PF13450,PF07992,PF00743;~TransMembrane:3 (o18-37i460-480o486-503i);~go_function: GO:0004499 - N,N-dimethylaniline monooxygenase activity [Evidence IEA];~go_function: GO:0050660 - flavin adenine dinucleotide binding [Evidence IEA];~go_function: GO:0050661 - NADP binding [Evidence IEA];~go_process: GO:0055114 - oxidation-reduction process [Evidence IEA]), with amino-acid sequence MAESESAFSLSAFIRNPLLQSFTICYMLFQNLLNWIFAPNPPKPSSIANGVPKKRVAVIGAGLTGVSAAAHCVGHGFDVEIFEARSKDKGLGGIWSRVNSTSSLQIHSIMYRFHPSVQYDTAYPTQAEIKEQIVDLWKRYGLQKHTTFNTPVTSVKQTKNGRWIINNEEEKYGRFDGIIASVGVCGDPKMPTMPDQERFKGEIYHSSELDGKQVEGKRVLIVGGGASAIEALEFAVKSKAAQIDVLSRSDKWIIPRNVFVQSLLAMNILGQETSLSWIPESLLRKFFYRDLSDIAPSGGLFTQTPMANSELFEQIRDGKARWLRGDIVTLEEDGVRFNFRGNGVPKGGPGHEDLVPGDVIILATGFKRPSLSFLPNDAFEEPYSPPSWYLQVFPPKYPSICANNSTYVNAIGTVGNMHIGIYTRFLLMFLTDPLSRPTEGRMRTWIDFTRFMKKLSPVGAFDFFTYTELLYWFVFCILVNPFRWKWAPFVLFGVGWTLPLEVVKQEESFRKELRRQH; translated from the exons ATGGCGGAATCAGAGTCCGCTTTCTCCTTGTCGGCCTTTATCcgcaaccccctcctccagtCTTTCACCATATGCTACATGCTCTTCCAGAACCTGCTCAACTGGATCTTTGCACCTAATCCCCCAAAGCCATCCTCGATTGCCAATGGCGTCCCGAAAAAGCGAGTGGCTGTAATTGGAGCCGGTCTCACTGGAGTATCCGCAGCCGCGCATTGTGTAGGCCATGGCTTCGATGTGGAGATCTTTGAAGCGAGATCGAAAGACAAGGGGTTGGGAGGTATCTGGAGT CGAGTGAACTCTACCTCTTCCCTGCAGATCCACAGCATCATGTACCGCTTCCATCCTTCAGTGCAGTACGACACAGCCTATCCCACCCAAGCAGAGATCAAAGAACAGATCGTCGACCTCTGGAAGCGATATGGCCTGCAGAAACACACAACGTTCAACACCCCAGTGACTTCCGTCAAGCAAACCAAAAACGGCCGATGGATCATCAACaacgaggaagaaaaataCGGCCGCTTCGACGGCATCATCGCATCCGTTGGCGTCTGCGGTGATCCGAAAATGCCAACAATGCCAGACCAGGAACGCTTCAAGGGTGAAATCTACCACTCCTCCGAACTCGACGGGAAACAAGTCGAAGGCAAAAGGGTCCTCATTGTTGGCGGCGGTGCCAGCGCCATCGAGGCCCTCGAGTTCGCCGTGAAGTCCAAAGCTGCCCAAATCGACGTGCTCTCCCGCTCCGACAAATGGATCATTCCCCGAAACGTCTTCGTCCAATCCCTTCTAGCCATGAACATCCTCGGACAAGAAACCTCCCTCTCATGGATCCCcgaatccctcctccgcaaaTTCTTCTACCGAGACCTCTCCGACATCGCCCCCTCGGGCGGCCTCTTCACCCAAACCCCGATGGCCAACTCTGAACTCTTCGAACAAATCCGCGACGGCAAAGCCCGCTGGCTTCGCGGCGACATCGTCACCCTGGAAGAGGACGGCGTGCGCTTCAACTTCCGCGGCAATGGCGTCCCCAAAGGCGGACCCGGCCACGAAGACCTCGTCCCCGGCGACGTAATCATCCTCGCTACAGGCTTCAAACGCCCCTCCCtgtccttcctccccaacgACGCCTTCGAAGAACCCTACTCCCCTCCAAGCTGGTACCTCCAAGTCTTCCCACCCAAATACCCCAGCATCTGCGCCAACAACAGCACCTACGTCAACGCCATCGGCACCGTCGGAAACATGCACATTGGCATCTACACCAGATTTCTCCTGATGTTCTTGACGGACCCGCTGTCCCGTCCGACGGAAGGTCGCATGAGGACTTGGATCGACTTCACCCGGTTCATGAAGAAGTTGTCGCCTGTTGGCGCGTTCGACTTCTTCACGTACACTGAGCTCTTGTATTGGTTCGTGTTTTGTATCCTGGTTAACCCCTTCCGGTGGAAGTGGGCGCCGTTCGTCTTGTTTGGGGTTGGGTGGACGCTGCCGTTGGAGGTCGTCAAGCAGGAGGAGAGTTTCCGGAAGGAGTTGAGACGGCAGCATTAg